Part of the Arachis hypogaea cultivar Tifrunner chromosome 6, arahy.Tifrunner.gnm2.J5K5, whole genome shotgun sequence genome, AGATAATTGATGGCCTTGGCCACACGTGAGCAGATGTCAACTCTCTTTCTCCAAGTCAGTTTCTTGCAAAGAGGGGAATCGTCTATATAGTTCTCAAGAGAACCGTTTTTGACGTACTCGTAGACTAAGAATCTATGATTGAACTCACAACAATAGCCCTCCAGCTTCACAAGATTCCTGTGGTGGATGCTTCCAATCTTCAGAACAGCACTCCGAAACTTCCTGTCATCTATGGGTGCATTCAGCTCTTTAACTGCAACAAGAGATTTGTTTGGTAGCATGCCCTTGAACATATTTGGTCCAATCTGATCCTTGAAGTCTTCGGTGAGGCTCTTGATCTCTGAAAAAGATAATGCAACTAAGCCCTTTGAATTTGCACCTGCGGAAGCTAAACTTTCTTTCCTCCTAGTAGAAATTTTTCTTCTATAGATGTAGAAAACAATTCCAAGCTGAATGATAACAACAACGAAACATGTGCCTGAGGCTGCTCCTATTAAACAAGGAACACAAAATCTAGGAGCTTGTTTGGTTGGAGGTGTGCTTCCAAGTGTGGGATTTACTGCAAATGGAAATGAACATCTCTTAACAAATGATACCGAGCTTAGAGACGGATCTGAATAACCAGTGATATATTCAGATTTCTTTATTGAGCATTGGGGAACACCATCATTAGAAAAGGTTGCAACCGTACACCTTGAATCATTCTGGCACAATTGCATACATTGATGCAGGCTACTTATGATACCCGGACCATCAACAGGGTAAATTCCATATAGGTGTGTGTTCCAATATGTCATCATAGTGGAGCCAGGTTCACACTTCTGTTCATATGGAACCAAACAGGTCCCGGTGTCGGTCTGCTCGAAAGGGCACACACAATCAGCAGTACCTGAGGGAGACAAAACACAGACCCCTTGTTTACCACAAGTTGCAAAAACCTTGCACTGATTCTCAACAGCTTGCCAGACAGATCTCCATGACTGTGAAGCCTCCACCCATGAATATAGGCGGAGATTGCCATCGACATCTATCCTAAGAAATCGGTAGTTCACAGATTCATTGTGGTCTTCCCCAAACACACTCCAAACAACATTAGAACTGTTGTCTAAAAGTTGTAGAGCTCCATTGTTTGTCAGATATGCAGTGAGATTCGAAGTGGAGGGGCTTTCGCTTATCCAGTAGGGAATATTACTTTCCCAGCGAAGCATTAGGTGTCCTGAAACATTCATGGAAAGAGTGTAGTAACTGGACACTAGATCCTTAGTGGCAGCACGAAGCGATTTATCACAAGATAGATACTGTCCTGGGAGAAGTGTATCATCTGGATCATCAAAACTTTGCCAAATTATCTTTTGCTCTCTGTCCATCAGAACAAGATTACCATTATCAAGAAGAGAAGCCGACACGACACCCTTGTTACTGGTGTTGCTGTTCCATGCTATCATTCCTTGATCATCAAACAGGATCATATCTCCATTTGTGGTGATTTGGAAACAAGACTTGTTACCTACTGCAGTCTGAAATCCAGCAGTCCACACCATTGTTTGTTGGCTGTACGGTATAGACTTGTTGTTGAATCGAATACCAATACTAAACTGGTTAGGTTCATCCGAAATGTTAAAGAACCCGACTGCAAAATTACCATTTTTGGAAACCCAGCTGCCATTGTCAACCACACAAAGCTTAGAACCTACTGGTATGTCAGCCCTCACAACAGGATATAGCAAGAAGCAGATGGATACACATAACAATAGTGGTGACCTAAGGTGAGAATTCTGTTCAAGCATATCTGTGTATGCTTAGATTGACAAATTAAGATGAATGATCCTTATTCCAAAAGTCACATCTAAATGTAAAGATATTGGTTTCCACCTTGGCAATTATACCAAACACCTGTAGagggataataaaaaataaagtttaagtAAAATGTCTTTGTCAAGCCCCAAGTGTGGTTCGGCAGTGCAATGATAAAAGCTCACACATGCATAGTATCTTTGAAAATTAGGCAAAGAATTGTCACAATTTCTAAAAGAACTACAGTGGAAGAGAAAAATGCTCAAGTATGGTACCTGAAAGAATAGTACTCCAAACTCCAAAGCTCAGAAATTCAATAAGCCACCACAGAATGTTGCCATGAACTTCAACATGATTGCAGTAAAGTAACTTGAAACTTCATAGGGTATGTAATCCATGTATGAGTTGTATATGCAAGGACAAAGATAGGAGACCCTAAAGTGGAAGCCTTTCCGAAAAAGATGAAATTTAGTGCCAAAAATTGGTACTTTATGCAGAGATGGGAACCAAGTCAAACCAAAGTGGAGCACATTTTGGAGAATGCAATCACTTTCTCAAGGTTCAAACTTGAGCATGAGCCTTGAAAATGAAACATCATAAGCATAGAGCAATTCCAATTTCCAACAAGAAGAGAACTTCAAAAAGGAGAATGCGAAAAAACACAACCTTTGAACTGACACAACAATGTTGATGATGGCTCAAAAGAGTTATCTTTCCATTTTTCTGAGCCAGAGAGAGATAAAGAGATCTGAATGTAAAATcccaaaaaggggaaaaagggaAAGGGGGGGGTGTTGAAGCTTAGAATCAGAAGagaagaatattgaacctgaatGCAACAAATCTCATGACCCCAGATGaaaattttcttcctttttttttctttttcctctgtaTTTTATTAGAAGCAAACACAACTTAGCTGAAAGGGATCAAAACTGAAGACCAAAGAGGACAAAGAGGGAAGTAGCAGAAACACTGAGAAGCGAGAGATGAACACACGTTACAAAGAACAGAGTTGTTAAGTTGGTAATGGATTTGGAAAGGACATGCAATTGAGGAGTGTGAGAAGTGTGAGGGAAAATGGGGAGCTTGGATTTGTGGGTTCAGATTTGGAGAAGGAAAAATGAGCTATAAacggtaagagagagagagagagagagagagagaagaactGGGTTTTGTGAAAtgtagtgtgtgtgtgtgtgtgttaatgTGAATGCGTGTGTGTGAAGTGGAAGAAGGATAAGAATACCAGAAAATGAGgaacaagaggaagaggaagaagaacaattttttttttcttcttcttgttttggtAACTTGGAAGACTACGATTTATTAACGAAGAACATGAAGAGTGAAGCTaaaattttagtttgaaaaaacaTAGATTTCATTGCCAGACAGCTAACAAAACATATCATTTTCTGTCCATATTTAGTTCATAAACATATTTAATACATAATATTACAAAATATATtattgactaatattaataaaataatattcaaattcttaatattttatcttttatatattaattaattattttgtgttAATAAGGTagtaagtttaatttatttaatatttaacttGTGTATAAAAATGTtaagtaaataaattatttttataattaagattaattaagtcttttttatatgtcttctcttttttcttcaatttattttttatataacaataaattgttagatcaatttaattaaatttaattattaaaataatttggtTATAGAATATTGTTATTTATGTATTAAAGTTTTCTAACAATTGTTACTTCTTGGCCTATTAGAACTAGAATATTgcgagaaattaaaaaaatagtaaaaaaattaaaaagaaattgaaaatgaaagttttttatattttttatcagttttaacttttaatgtagtgaatagattaaaaaaattaaaagtttttactTTTATCACCCCTTTTGTTTACTGTTCACTTTGGTTACAAAACCAATTCTATGATATCTATaaatttttacttaaattttgcttaatttattttttataataaattttaattttttaaaaattgtttattcttatatcttttaaattaaataataacttttcatttttttaataaattcacaCCACCTTTTAATCATGCACACTTTTTCAAGAACTTCCACTCTAAATTCTTCACTTTTGTGGTAGGTGTTAACAATTGCCCCTTGGTTTAACCCAAATTCATCATTCACTATTGATTAACTTTAAGCCACCAGAAAGGGCTATATATGATGGAGCTATGTATGTGTAtttattctaaaataattataaggaattattttttaatcagttaatattaattaattttttattataaaactatttcttttaaaatatagaatttgtaatttaggatttaaaatctaaaactaaaaaaaaaaaattgttgatattaattaaaaatttgatttcttaattaaactcgtataaattatattaaaggCTTCTCATGATGAAGTTCTAAGTTAGTTGGGTTAAAAAAAAGGTGCTATTTAGATCATGACTACaacatatttaaaaatattatattaaaaaagaagaagaaatatttcAAAAACTTCAACCTCAATACAAAATTTAGAGAGGCAttactaaaaaaagaaagaataatatgtaaaaaaaatagaaaagaaaaataataaaaaattatcaaaaatattatttttagttataaactaaatttttttaatttaataatatatttttagtttattttttaaatattaataattaaaaataataaattcaaatgatctagtattttaatattttttaaatattaatatgaatTGATGCACGGCAAGCTAAGCTTTTCCATTACAGCCTTTAAGACAAATGTACACGTGTGACCACGTGAACTAATTAAGCTAATATAGTTTATTATTACCCaggaataaatatataaatttcccTCAAATCTCTGTACCATGTAGTAGTTGACTGAGGGTTATGGTATAATTACTATTATATTATACTAACCTCTTTTTAACACCAGCAAGATTCTTATTATATGCATATCATAAAATAATGATATGGGGTGTTAAATTAAGATCATTATTAAATTGCTATAAAGTTAACCATATGAAACAAACCTATGGAATTGGCTAGACAAATAATCCTAGCCAGCTACACTATGCATGGGCACGAGTTAATTATAACTTACTAGTCACCCTTTacatcattaaaataataaataagaaaggGAGATTCACTTTTGAtatatcctttttctttttcttttttatttttatgaaaagaaTAATTTTTGTTAAAGTATGTGCGAAAAGTGCTGGTTGAaagcataaagtggcattttcttttaatttctttaattcttaattaataacaaaatagATCCGCTAATTACTTTATCAATGCCCTTGTATGGGAATAAACAAAGTTTGACAAGATAGTTTTAAGGAATTAAGTATAATTTTGGTCACAACGTAGAGACTAAAAATCGATTTTATTTTTGGCGCTTTTTTACTACAAAAtggtctccaaaatttcagtttattttaaaagCGTCTTTCGAACAAAAATGTCATTCtcccttcttccccaaaatcaaTTAACGCAGAACCAAAAGCTGAAGCTGAACTAGACGTTGGAGCAGAAGCATAAGCAACaccaataaaccaaacaaccagaagcacaacaacaacaacaattggaTAATGAAATCAACAGAAAGATAACAACAAAAGCAAGAACCCAGAAGATAATGAAatcagaacaacaacaacaacaaaaacccagaaaaagagaagaaaaagaacccAGAAACatcattattaaaagaaataccagaaaatcatcatcatcatcgtcaagaACCAAGAAAAACGAGAACTAGAAAAACAAGAACCCAAATgcagaactcagaattcagaaaacaaaaaaatcattatCGTCGTCAAAACTCAGAACTAAATTCTTCCTCTTTTTTCCTCTTTCATTGACAAAACTCAATTGCAATTACTATAATCATAAGCAGTATCACTaataataaaacaacaacaaTTGTGAAAGGCGAATCAACAATAGCAAcaacaaaagcaaaaatagaagcatAAGTAGAAGCGGAAAGCAGAAAGCAGAAGCAGAAAAGCAAAAGCAACAACAGGGCTCGATGGCGACGGGACCTCACTCCAGCGGCAGCGACGGATAGGGCTCGATAGTGACCGACGACGACGGTTCGCGATGAAGACGACGGCAGGGCGTGGTTGGACGCGGTCTTTATCAATGCCTATGTGCTTCTCTTCTCTTCCTCTCCGCTTCTCTTTCATCAGGGCGTGGCAAGACGGCGGTGCGacttcccttcccccttcttccctTCCCTCCCCTCTCTTCCCGTTTCTCGCGTCCTACCCCCAATTCCTCTGtatccctttcttttctttttttatttccttttttatttattttatatttattttattttataatttttttaatgagaggtaatttggtaataaaaaaataaaattagtaaaaataacgattttaaaataaactaaaaacttagGGACCATTTTATAAGCAAAAAAAAAGATCGGAGACGAAATTAATTTTCGACCTTTACATTGAtactaaaatcatacttaaccctaattttaaGTGATTGAACATTGTTGCAgatattgttattttattattattattattatatatagggTTAGATGTGAATCGCATAGTAAAATACAATTTGGATGAATGGTTAATTTTATTATATGACTCACTTGCATTTTATGTGAATTAATGTGTCTTTTACAATATAATATATATGGTGTAAGTAGGAGGATTTATTTTTCACTAACCacataactaaatttttattaaaattgcaTAATTGATATattgtttttttaaattaacttggAGGCAATCATTAATAAGGAAATAGGGCCCCAAAGTACCCTCTCGATGGAGTAGTTCAACAACTAATGCTCGTGATTGAATTTAAACTTTTGTTTTATTATCCTAATGTAATTTGATGGGTAAAAAACGTATATAAGGCAAGGACAGATTTTAATTACGTAATTCAGTTAAATCAGATTTTTattcattaatcaaccaaaataCATTATAATGTAATTCGAAGCAACAAAATTTGAATTAGATTTGTTCATAATTCGAATCGACTTAGCTCGAATTATGACTAACTATTGCGCACAAGTAGTTCGAATCAAGTTGCCACGAATTACACAACTATAGTTCGAATTTAAacaattcgaattacatgcattTCGTGACATAGAAAAAGTTCGAATagtatcaattcgaattactctTTTTTACATGTGTGCCACTGGAAGAGGAGAGAGACTTAAAAGTGTTGAAGACAAAGGACCGAGAAGCTGACGACAAAGTAGCGCTCTGCCTCTCACCCATTATTCTGTATTCTATCATAAAAGCAATTAAGAGTTAACTGCGAGAATTGGAATTTTTATTAGAacttttgttattaaaaaaatttaaatatttttatttaatacatataaataaatatattcaaaatttaaatattttatatttttaataaaaaatttaaatttataaatttaatatgtaCTCTTAAAGCACAAAATAGATAAATCCTAACATTTATGCTAAATTTAACAATTTAAccagtttaaattttattataattttatattttatgtacttaatttatattttaattttttataaaattcaaattttttctacTCTAGTAATATTTCATTAGATTCATTACTCCATGTTACGTTAGGTTAGCATTATTTTTCACATTCTTACTTGGATAGTTGGATATTTATCTTATAATTGATACAAAAGATatttattgtataattttatttttctaaaaatattgtatatatatatatatatattgatgattacacaattttagaaatatttaaaaagtattattaaaattaaaattatattttttattatttgacaataaaattaaaaattaaaaattagagattaatATTGCTAGGTAACCAGTAGTTGTGGTGGTAAATTTGTACCCTAACAAAAATATTAGGAATTAATAttgttaggtagacaaaaaaaacagtCAAAACTTACCTTATTtactattaattatataaatttggtTACAGAATATTtcattaacaaaattaattattagaagttaaataaaaatttgatataaaaacttTTAGGAGGCCAGTCTTCTTTCTCAAAATGGAGTAATGAATCTAATGAAATATTACTAGAGTAAAAAAAATTgggattttataaaaaattaaaatataaattaagtacataaaatataaaattataataaaatttaaaattgttaaatttaacataaattttagaatttatctaTTTTGTACTTTAAGAGtacatattaaatttataaatttaaatttttttattaaaaatataaaatatttaaattttgaatgtatttatttatatgtattaaataaaaatatttaaatttcttttaataataaaagttaaataaaaattctaattaatacgTAATTACTCTCGCAGTTAACTCTTAATTGTTTTTATGATAGAATACAGAACAATGGATGAGAGGCAGAGCGCTGCTTTGTCATCAGCTTCTCGATCCTTCATCTTCAACACTTTTAAGTCTCTCTCCTCTGCCAGTGGCACACATGCAAAAAAGAGTAATTAGAATTGATACTATTCACGAAatacatgtaattcgaattgaCTAAATTCGAATTATGGTTGTGTAATTCGTGGCAACTTGATTCGATCTATTTGTGCGCAATGATTGGTCATAATTCGAGCTAAGTCGATTCGAATTATGAACAAATCTAATTCGAATTTTGTTGCATCGAATTACATTATAGTGtgttttggttgattgatgaatgaaaatttgatttggcTGAATTGCGTAATTAAAATCTGTCCTCTGTTTATATGCGTTTTTTACCCTAATTTAATtataggataaaatattattttaacttttaatatttgaattaaattttaatattttaaatatcttatcttattttttaaaagttttaaatttttatttcaaaaaattttaaataatttaacattgtTCTACTATTAAATTTGACATTCACAATGAGCATATTTAAGAACAAATAACATTTAATTTAGGGCattttacttatttaaataaaatggaAGAATCCTTTACCCAAATGTGCAAAATAGATAGTTGTTACGTGTATGTGTAAAAATCCTATGCTGACGAAGGGTTTTTGCACATACACGTAACAACTATCTGTTTTGCACATTTGGATAAAGGATTCTtccattttatttaaataagtaaaatGCCCTTTAATTtaagtatataaataaaaaataatcattcatataatagaatttttttttaattttgaagcaTTGACGATTAATtgatagaatttaaaatttttttataataagaagaTTAAGAAAAAGAAGTATTACAAAAATCTTTTGATTATCTTTCTCTAacacaagaaaaaaatataacttaataataatattattaatgtcTATGTCACtcattcaattaattatttatgtaaatttaaCAATAAGATAATATTGAATCTGCttgaatttttttagaattaaagtAGAACGTTAAGGACCAAATTAAATTAGCATTTAATCCAAATAT contains:
- the LOC112696048 gene encoding G-type lectin S-receptor-like serine/threonine-protein kinase SD3-1 → MLEQNSHLRSPLLLCVSICFLLYPVVRADIPVGSKLCVVDNGSWVSKNGNFAVGFFNISDEPNQFSIGIRFNNKSIPYSQQTMVWTAGFQTAVGNKSCFQITTNGDMILFDDQGMIAWNSNTSNKGVVSASLLDNGNLVLMDREQKIIWQSFDDPDDTLLPGQYLSCDKSLRAATKDLVSSYYTLSMNVSGHLMLRWESNIPYWISESPSTSNLTAYLTNNGALQLLDNSSNVVWSVFGEDHNESVNYRFLRIDVDGNLRLYSWVEASQSWRSVWQAVENQCKVFATCGKQGVCVLSPSGTADCVCPFEQTDTGTCLVPYEQKCEPGSTMMTYWNTHLYGIYPVDGPGIISSLHQCMQLCQNDSRCTVATFSNDGVPQCSIKKSEYITGYSDPSLSSVSFVKRCSFPFAVNPTLGSTPPTKQAPRFCVPCLIGAASGTCFVVVIIQLGIVFYIYRRKISTRRKESLASAGANSKGLVALSFSEIKSLTEDFKDQIGPNMFKGMLPNKSLVAVKELNAPIDDRKFRSAVLKIGSIHHRNLVKLEGYCCEFNHRFLVYEYVKNGSLENYIDDSPLCKKLTWRKRVDICSRVAKAINYLHSECREFISHGNLKCENVMLDENLEAKVSEFGFAIVDGEAVYSGFSAERDIADFGMLVLTLLTGCRDQTELCEWSYKEWIEGNAANVIDKRIEGGANSNELERVLRIAFWCLQSDERQRPSMLEVVRVLDGTLSVDPAPPPFSGHRPLLEESETQEDDVSESDIQ